A genomic segment from Bacteroidota bacterium encodes:
- a CDS encoding FecR family protein: protein MEKEIDEKILKVLLASIKGEASDDEYRRVWSWIHESKENEKFYMDLRDSWIASGLNRPVNSEQVLMSWKRVKNRLFLDEQKNKPNSSFSLFFFRFLKNAALFILLIGIGAILSHLYFDKLFPQKVLQKYTVEAPRGSKSVVTLADGTKVWLNAGSSLKYSRDFNQQNRDVFLEGEAYFSVAKNKILPFLVHTSGIVVRAVGTVFDVKAYPDEKVIETTLINGIVSIEHANKAGTIEKITLKPNQKAIYYKDDKFISGLINNPVQSRKEIKGRELQADNQKVNILIADKIDPEISTSWKDKRWVFNDESLGNFAVKVERLYDVNISFKDEQLKHYKLSGSLEEETIEQLFDAIRLTVPMNYTINHKEVILSLNKQLKESYEKLLKR from the coding sequence ATAAAAGGTGAAGCATCGGACGATGAGTACAGGCGGGTATGGTCATGGATCCATGAAAGTAAAGAAAACGAAAAGTTTTATATGGACCTGAGAGATTCCTGGATTGCCTCGGGTTTAAATAGGCCTGTTAACAGTGAGCAGGTTTTAATGTCGTGGAAGAGGGTGAAAAACAGACTGTTCCTGGATGAACAGAAAAATAAACCCAATTCATCGTTTTCCCTGTTTTTCTTCAGATTTTTAAAGAATGCTGCCCTGTTCATTCTTCTGATAGGCATAGGCGCTATTTTGTCTCATTTGTATTTTGATAAATTATTTCCACAGAAGGTGCTGCAAAAATATACAGTTGAAGCACCCCGTGGGTCTAAATCGGTTGTTACCCTTGCCGATGGGACCAAAGTCTGGTTAAATGCAGGCAGCAGCCTGAAATATTCAAGGGATTTCAATCAGCAGAACCGGGATGTTTTCCTTGAAGGGGAAGCATACTTTAGCGTGGCAAAAAATAAAATCTTGCCCTTTCTGGTCCATACTTCAGGAATTGTTGTCCGTGCCGTGGGAACGGTTTTCGATGTGAAAGCTTATCCGGATGAAAAGGTCATCGAAACCACTTTAATCAATGGGATTGTAAGTATTGAGCATGCCAATAAAGCCGGGACAATTGAGAAAATAACTTTAAAACCCAACCAAAAGGCTATATATTATAAGGATGACAAATTTATTTCCGGCCTGATCAATAATCCTGTGCAAAGCAGAAAAGAAATTAAGGGAAGGGAGCTGCAGGCAGATAATCAGAAGGTTAACATTCTGATTGCAGATAAAATAGATCCTGAGATATCTACTTCATGGAAGGATAAACGTTGGGTTTTTAATGATGAGAGTCTGGGCAATTTTGCGGTAAAGGTAGAAAGATTGTATGATGTGAATATCTCTTTCAAGGATGAACAGTTGAAACATTATAAACTCTCGGGTTCCTTAGAAGAAGAAACCATTGAGCAATTGTTCGATGCCATACGCCTCACGGTTCCGATGAATTACACCATCAATCATAAGGAAGTCATCTTATCCCTTAATAAACAATTAAAAGAAAGCTATGAAAAATTATTGAAACGATAA